GGCTGGTTCGGTGACACCAGCCGCATGTACGCGGTAGGCGAACAGTCCATATTGTCGCGCCGCCTGACCGAGATCACCTTCGAATGCATGTGGAAGGGCATCCAGCAGGTGAAAAACGGGGCCACGTTGGGCGACATCGGCAACGCGATCCAGAAGCACGCCGAGGCCAACGGCTTTTCAGTGGTGCGCGAGTTCTGCGGCCACGGCATCGGCCAGCGCTTCCACGAAGACCCGCAGGTGCTGCACTATGGCAAGCCGGGTACGGGCGTGAAGCTGACGACGGGCATGCTGTTCACCATCGAACCCATGATCAATGCCGGACGCCGCGAGATCCGCCAGCTGTCCGATGGCTGGACGGTCGTCACCCGCGACCACAGCCTGTCGGCCCAATGGGAGCATGCTGTCTGTGTCACCGAGACCGGCTACGAAGTATTGACCCTGTCGCCAGGAATGCCCAAGCCGCCCGCCTTCGTCACCGAACCCCTGGTCATCCCAGCCGTCTGATACACAAGCTTAGCCACCATGACCGCCGCCATACTCAGCGCCCTGCGCGAACGCATCCAGGAAGCCCGGCGGACCGCGGTGGCGCAATTCCGCACGCACCTGCGGCCGGACACCCTGCTGTCCGAGCTGCGCCGCATCGTCGACGCCGCGCTGCGCGACCTGATCAAGCATTGCCCGCTGCCCGCCGGCGCCACGCTGGCGGCCGTGGGCGGCTATGGCCGGGGCGAGCTTTACCCGCACTCCGACGTGGACCTGCTGATCCTGCTGCCGCACGCACCCACGCCCGAGGACGAGTCGGCCATCGAAAAGCTGGTGGCCTCGCTGTGGGACCTGGGCCTGGAGCCCGGCCATAGCGTACGTACCATCGAGGACTGCGAACGCGAGGCGGATGCCGATATCACCGTGGAAACGGCTCTGCTGGAATCCCGCTGGCTGGCCGGCAGCCGCACGCTGATGAAGGCCTTCGAAGCCGCGACCAAGTCCCGCCTGGACCCGCGCGCTTTTTTTCGCGCCAAACGCGTCGAAATGCAGCAGCGCCACGCGCGCTACCAAGACACTCCCTATGCGCTGGAGCCGAACTGCAAGGAGTCGCCGGGCGGACTGCGCGACCTGCAGGTCATCCTGTGGATGGCCCGGGCGGCCGGCTTTGGCAACAGCTGGCGCTCCGTGGCGCAGGCAGGCCTGCTTACTTCGTCCGAGGCGCGCGACCTGCGCAAGGCCGAACAAGCCTTCAAGCGCCTGCGCATCGAATTGCACCTGCTGGCGAACCGGCGCGAAGACCGCGTGCTGTTCGACCTGCAGCCCGCCCTGGCCGAGGTCTACGGCATCCACGCCACCGCCACCCGCCGCGGCAGCGAGCTGCTGATGCAGCGCTACTATTGGGCGGCGCGTCTGGTGACGCAGCTCAACGGCATCCTGGTGCAGAACATCGAGGAACGGCTGTTCCCGCGCCCGGATAGCGACGCGCGCGACATCGACGACGACTTCCGCAATCTGCGGGACCGCCTGGACATCATTCGCGACGACGGTTTCGAGCGCAATCCCACCCTGCTGCTGCGCGCCTTCCTGGTGATGCAGCAGCACCCGGAACTGACCGGCATGTCGGCGCGCACGCTGCGCGCCATCTGGCATTCGCGCCACCGCATCGACGCGCAGTTCCGCCGCAACCCGGTCAACCGCAAGCTGTTCCTGCAAATCCTGCAGCAGCCGCGCGGCATCGTGCACGAGCTGCGGCGCATGACCATGCTGAACATCCTGCCGCGCTATCTGCCGGTATTCCGCCGCATCGTCGGCCAGATGCAGCATGACCTGTTCCACGCCTACACGGTGGACCAGCACACGCTGGCGGTGGTGCGCAACCTGCGCCGCTTCACCATGCCGGAGCACGCCCAGGAATATCCGCTGGCCAGCCAGCTGATCGCCGGCCTGGACCGGCACTGGCTGCTGTACGTGGCCGCGCTGTTCCACGACATCGCCAAGGGCCGCGGCGGCGACCACTCCGAGCTGGGCGCGCGCGAAGTGCGCAAGTTTGCCCAAGACCACGGCATGGAGCCCGAGGACGCCAAGCTGGTCGAGTTCCTGGTCCGCCAGCATCTGCTGATGTCGGCCGTGGCGCAAAAGCGCGACCTGTCCGATCCGACCGTGGTGCAGGACTTCGCCGCCACCGTGAAGGACGAGCGCCATCTGACAGCGCTGTATCTGCTGACGGTGGCCGATATCCGCGGCACCAGCCCCAAGGTCTGGAACGCCTGGAAGGGCAAGCTGCTGGAAGATCTGTACAAGCTGACGCTGGCCGCCCTGGGCGGCGCCCATGCAGACGCCCACACTGTCCTGACCGAACGCAAGGAAGAAGCCGCCCGCCTGACCCGCCTGGCGGGCCTGCGCGACGACGCCCGCGAGGCCTTCTGGAACCAGCTCGACGTGGCGTACTTCCTGCGCCACGACGCCTCGGACATCGCCTGGCACACCCGCCACCTATACCACCAGGTCGCGCCGGCGCAGGCGGTGGTCAAGGCCCGCCCGACCGAACACGGCGAAGGCCTGCAGATCATGGTGTACACCCGCGATGCCCCCGACCTGTTCGTGGCGATCTGCGGCTATTTCGACGCCAAGTCGCTTTCCATTCAGGATGCCCGCATCCACACCACGCGCCACGGCTGGGCGCTGGACAGCTTCATCGTGCTGCTGCCGGAAGGCGCCAGCGACCTGCGCGCCCAGGCCACCCTGGTCGAACACGAACTGGCCGAACGCCTCAAGGACCCGCACGCCGCCGCCTTGCAGCAGCCCGCTCGCGGCGGCTACTACAGCCGCGGCCGCCAGTCCCGCGTGTCACGGGTGTTCCCGGTCATGCCGCAGGCCGAACTGCAGCCCGACGAGCGCAGCACCTCCTGGCGCCTGTCCGTGACTGCCACCGACCGGCCCGGCCTGCTGCACGCCCTGGCCCGCGTCTTTGCCAGCCACGAGGTGAACCTGCTGATGGCCAAGATCATGACGCTGGGCGACCGGGTCGAAGACGTCTTCATCGTCGACGGCACCGCGCTGACGCGCCCGCGCAGCCAGATGCAGTTCGAGCGCGACGTCCTGGACGCCCTGGCGGGCGAGGAAGCCCAGCAGCGCGCCGCCTGACCGCGGGCGCCCGGCATCGCCAGCGCCGCCGGGACCGCATACAATCCCGGTTTTCGGCCAGGCGATGCCCTCCCCATGGAGCTAAACGATTATCTGCGCGTTTTCGGTACCAGCTTCTTTTTCGCGCTGGCTACCCTGTTGCCGTTCCTCAACCCGCCCGCGATCGCGCCGATCTTCCTGTCGCTGACCGAGGGCGCGTCGTCGTCCACCCGGATGGTGCTGGCCAAGCGCGTGGCCATCAATGTCTGCCTGATGCTGATCGTCGCCATGGTCGCGGGCAACGTGCTGCTCAGCTTCTTCGGCATTTCGCTGTCCATCGTGCGTGTCGGCGGCGGCATGCTCGTGATCGCCAGCGCCTGGCGGCTGGTGAATTCACCCGACGCCGACACCGAACGCGTGGCGCGCATGGCCGAGTCCTTCACTCCGGAAATGGCCAAGGCCCGCGCGTTCTATCCCCTGACCTTCCCCATCAGCTGCGGCCCCGGATCCATCGCCGCGGCCATCACCGTGGGGGTGTCGCTGCGCGACCAGAACCACGTGCTGAGCCTGCTGCGGCTGGGCGGATCGATTCCGGGCATCATCGTCGTGTCGGTCACGCTCTACATCTGCCTGCGCTTTGCGGCGCAGATGCTGCACCGCCTGGGCGACAATGGCACCGCCGTGTTCATGCGCCTGTCGGCCTTCATCATGCTGTGCCTGGGCGTGCAGATCTTCTGGGAAGGTTCGCGCGAACTACTGCTGGGCGTGTTGCAGCAAGTGATGCAACCAATTCCGATTCCCAAGGCCTAAGCCTGGCTCGGGGCCGAGTCCGCCCCCTTTTCCAACCCTTGCAAAGCAACAATGACCTCTCGCTCAGAACGCCTGCTCCGCCTGATCGCCCTCTTCTGCTTCGGCGCCGTCGGCCTCGCCCTGGTTTCCCAGCATGTCTTCGACATGCCTCCCTGCGCCTGGTGCGTCATGCAGCGCCTGATCTACCTGGTGATCGGCGTCATCGCGCTGGTGGGCGGATTCGGCGGCGGACGCGCGCTGACGCGCCTGTGCGGCGCACTCGCCGCGCTGCTGTCCCTGGGCGGCATCGCGGCCGCCTGGTATCAG
The sequence above is drawn from the Achromobacter xylosoxidans genome and encodes:
- a CDS encoding MarC family protein; its protein translation is MELNDYLRVFGTSFFFALATLLPFLNPPAIAPIFLSLTEGASSSTRMVLAKRVAINVCLMLIVAMVAGNVLLSFFGISLSIVRVGGGMLVIASAWRLVNSPDADTERVARMAESFTPEMAKARAFYPLTFPISCGPGSIAAAITVGVSLRDQNHVLSLLRLGGSIPGIIVVSVTLYICLRFAAQMLHRLGDNGTAVFMRLSAFIMLCLGVQIFWEGSRELLLGVLQQVMQPIPIPKA
- a CDS encoding [protein-PII] uridylyltransferase; amino-acid sequence: MTAAILSALRERIQEARRTAVAQFRTHLRPDTLLSELRRIVDAALRDLIKHCPLPAGATLAAVGGYGRGELYPHSDVDLLILLPHAPTPEDESAIEKLVASLWDLGLEPGHSVRTIEDCEREADADITVETALLESRWLAGSRTLMKAFEAATKSRLDPRAFFRAKRVEMQQRHARYQDTPYALEPNCKESPGGLRDLQVILWMARAAGFGNSWRSVAQAGLLTSSEARDLRKAEQAFKRLRIELHLLANRREDRVLFDLQPALAEVYGIHATATRRGSELLMQRYYWAARLVTQLNGILVQNIEERLFPRPDSDARDIDDDFRNLRDRLDIIRDDGFERNPTLLLRAFLVMQQHPELTGMSARTLRAIWHSRHRIDAQFRRNPVNRKLFLQILQQPRGIVHELRRMTMLNILPRYLPVFRRIVGQMQHDLFHAYTVDQHTLAVVRNLRRFTMPEHAQEYPLASQLIAGLDRHWLLYVAALFHDIAKGRGGDHSELGAREVRKFAQDHGMEPEDAKLVEFLVRQHLLMSAVAQKRDLSDPTVVQDFAATVKDERHLTALYLLTVADIRGTSPKVWNAWKGKLLEDLYKLTLAALGGAHADAHTVLTERKEEAARLTRLAGLRDDAREAFWNQLDVAYFLRHDASDIAWHTRHLYHQVAPAQAVVKARPTEHGEGLQIMVYTRDAPDLFVAICGYFDAKSLSIQDARIHTTRHGWALDSFIVLLPEGASDLRAQATLVEHELAERLKDPHAAALQQPARGGYYSRGRQSRVSRVFPVMPQAELQPDERSTSWRLSVTATDRPGLLHALARVFASHEVNLLMAKIMTLGDRVEDVFIVDGTALTRPRSQMQFERDVLDALAGEEAQQRAA
- the map gene encoding type I methionyl aminopeptidase, with product MGTITNQADLAKMRAACQDAAKVLDFITPYVKPGVTTGELDRLCLEYLTDELGVKSATVGYAPPGYPPFPGAICTSVNHQVCHGIPGDKVLKNGDSLNIDVTIIKDGWFGDTSRMYAVGEQSILSRRLTEITFECMWKGIQQVKNGATLGDIGNAIQKHAEANGFSVVREFCGHGIGQRFHEDPQVLHYGKPGTGVKLTTGMLFTIEPMINAGRREIRQLSDGWTVVTRDHSLSAQWEHAVCVTETGYEVLTLSPGMPKPPAFVTEPLVIPAV
- a CDS encoding disulfide bond formation protein B, which codes for MTSRSERLLRLIALFCFGAVGLALVSQHVFDMPPCAWCVMQRLIYLVIGVIALVGGFGGGRALTRLCGALAALLSLGGIAAAWYQYSVAANMLSCDQTFADRFMTGIGLESAVPWLFGIYATCMDAKVPVLGIEYALWSLALFVIIFFMALPVVFRRGGSQ